The genomic window CGCGGAAGAACCGGCCGACGCCCTTCTCGCCGTTGCTGGCGATCAGCTCCAGCACGCCATGGCGGCGGCGCTCCAGCACCACGCTGACCGCGGCGATGGCAGCGAACAGCGCCAGGCTCAGCGCCAGCGCCGGGAACAGGCCCAGGGACTGCACGACGGAGGTCGGCGGCAGGGACGGCAGGGCGAACCACCAACCGATGTGGTGCGTGGCGACGACCGAGCCGACGATGAAGAACAGCAGCGTCACCAGCATCCGCGCGTTGCCACCGCCCACGGTGAACAGCGTGCCGGAGGCACAGCCACCGCCCAGCTGCATGCCGATGCCGAAAATGAAGGCGCCGACGATGACCGAGGTGCCGGCCGGCGACACCAGCCCCTTCACCGGTTCGCCGAACAGGGTGCCGGCGGCCAGCGCCGGGAAGAACAGCAGCACCGCCAGCGCCAGCATCACCATCTGCGCGCGCAGGCCGGCACCACGGCGCTCGCGGAGGAACACGCGCCACGCGGAGGTGAAGCCGAAGGCCGCGTGATAGAGCGTCAGCCCCAGCGCGCCGCCGACCAGGAACAGCAGGGCCTGTCGGCCGCTCACTGCCTGCGCGAGGAACAGCGCCCCCGCCAGCAGCAGGAGGAAGGCAACCCAGGGCGCGGTGGACTTGCGCTCGGGGACGGTGGACAGGGCTAGGCTCATGGCGGCTCCGGGTGTTTTCGAGAGGGGCAACATTTTAGGGAGCCTAGTGTCTGACGCCAACTTCGTAAGGCAGCTAAGGAAATAGCTTTGGGTTACAAGCGACAGCGAGTTTGTCCCGACTCCGCGACCAAGGTTGAGTTCCTTACCCTCTCCCCGGCCCTGGCTACGCGCCCCGCTCCGAAGGGAGAGGGAGCCGTTCGGTGTTTAGCTGTGACTACGGCGCTTGCGGACGTTGTCAGAATGACCCGCTTGCAGAGGGCAGTCCCCTCTCCCTTCAGGGAGAGGGTTAGGCAGAGGGGCTCTTCATCTCCAGGCCTTGCGCAACGCCCTCAACGCCTCGGCAATCCGCGCCTCCGGCACGGCGGCGAAGCCCAGCACCAATCCGGCGCGTTCATCCGCCGGCTCGGCGGATTCCGGCAGCCAGTAATCGCTCAGGGCATTCACTTCCACGCCAACCGCCAAGGCGCGTTGCACCAACTCCAGTTCCCTTTCGCGGCTGTCGACGCGAACGCAGAGGTGCAAGCCTGCTTCCACCGCCGGCATCGGTGCGCAGCCGGCAATCTCCGGCCAGCCGCGCAGCAGCGCATCGCGACGGCTGCGGGCGGCGCGGCGCATGCGGCGGACGTGGCGCTGGAAATGCCCTTCGGCAATGAAGTCCGCCATCACCCGCTGGGTGCCCACCTCGGAATGGCGCACGTCCAGCGCGCGGCGGCGGGCGAAGGCCTGCGCCAGCGCCGGCGGGACGACCAGGTAGCCCAGGCGCAGCGCCGGGAAGGCGATCTTGCAGAAAGTGCCGACATAGAGCACGCGGTCATGCCGGTCCAGCGCCGCCAGCGGCATCAGGGGCGTCCCGCTGTAGCGGTACTCGCCGTCGTAGTCGTCCTCGACGATCCAGCCACCGTTGCGCTCGGCCCACTCCAGCAGCTCCAGGCGCCGCGCCAGCGACAGGGTGACGCCGGTGGGGTACTGGTGCGACGGGGTGACGTAGACCAGCCGGCAGTCCGGCAACTGCGCCAGCCGCGCCGTGCACAGCCCGTCGGCATCCACCGGCACGCCGTGCAGGCGCGCGCCCGCCGTGGCGAAGGCATGGCCGGCGGCGCGGTAGCCAGGGTTCTCGATGGCCGCACCGTCGCCCTCGGCCAGCAGCACCTGGGCGCACAGCGCGATGCCCTGCTGGGCGCCGCTGGTGATGATGACCTGGCCCGCGTCGCAGTGCAGGCCGCGGGAGCTGCGCAGATAGGCGGCGACCAGCTCGCGCAGGCGCTGCTCACCGGCCGGGTCGCCGTAGCCCAGGCAATCCAGTGGCGGGTCGCGCCAGAAGCGCGCCTGTAGCCGTGCCCAGGTATCGAAGGGGAACAGGTCGAACGCCGGCACCCCCACACGGAAAGCCCGTGGCGCGCCGGTGGGCGGCATCGGCAGATGATGCCGCGCGAGGCGTTCCAGGGACGGCGCGTCCGGGCTGCGCGCTGCACCGCGCAGTGTGTCCACGGCCGGCTGGACACGTTCCGCGACGTAGGTGCCGTCACCGGTACGGCCCTCGATGTAGCCCTCCGCATAGAGCTGCTCATA from Pseudomonas sp. GCEP-101 includes these protein-coding regions:
- a CDS encoding YeeE/YedE family protein; its protein translation is MSLALSTVPERKSTAPWVAFLLLLAGALFLAQAVSGRQALLFLVGGALGLTLYHAAFGFTSAWRVFLRERRGAGLRAQMVMLALAVLLFFPALAAGTLFGEPVKGLVSPAGTSVIVGAFIFGIGMQLGGGCASGTLFTVGGGNARMLVTLLFFIVGSVVATHHIGWWFALPSLPPTSVVQSLGLFPALALSLALFAAIAAVSVVLERRRHGVLELIASNGEKGVGRFFRGPWPLVWGAVALALLNFATLALAGRPWGVTSAFALWGAKAAETLGIAVHNWAFWQAEANAKALAAPVWQDVTSVMDVGIMIGALLAAGLAGRFAPSLKIPARSLIAAVIGGLLLGYGARLAYGCNIGAYFSGIASGSLHGWLWLVAAFFGNAVGVRLRPFFFPAERVEARLTGC
- the pdxR gene encoding MocR-like pyridoxine biosynthesis transcription factor PdxR, coding for MSVPLPFNPSGICLDPARPLGLQLFQALRERILDGRLAARSRLPASRDLAASLNVSRNTVVRAYEQLYAEGYIEGRTGDGTYVAERVQPAVDTLRGAARSPDAPSLERLARHHLPMPPTGAPRAFRVGVPAFDLFPFDTWARLQARFWRDPPLDCLGYGDPAGEQRLRELVAAYLRSSRGLHCDAGQVIITSGAQQGIALCAQVLLAEGDGAAIENPGYRAAGHAFATAGARLHGVPVDADGLCTARLAQLPDCRLVYVTPSHQYPTGVTLSLARRLELLEWAERNGGWIVEDDYDGEYRYSGTPLMPLAALDRHDRVLYVGTFCKIAFPALRLGYLVVPPALAQAFARRRALDVRHSEVGTQRVMADFIAEGHFQRHVRRMRRAARSRRDALLRGWPEIAGCAPMPAVEAGLHLCVRVDSRERELELVQRALAVGVEVNALSDYWLPESAEPADERAGLVLGFAAVPEARIAEALRALRKAWR